A region of Acidimicrobiales bacterium DNA encodes the following proteins:
- the ilvN gene encoding acetolactate synthase small subunit has product MSAPAAAARHHLVTLRVENKAGVLARVASLFSRRGYNIYSLAVAPTDDERFSRIAVVVDVESAPLQQILDQIAKLVNVVEITELDPERAHVAELLLATVRRSPEGRRALEEAVAAAGATVVDESEDALTVLLAGAPEALDAFAAALAPHGIVEVQRTGRVGLPTLGGPGRGRPGG; this is encoded by the coding sequence GTGAGCGCGCCCGCGGCCGCCGCGCGCCACCACCTCGTGACGCTGCGCGTCGAGAACAAGGCGGGGGTGCTGGCGCGCGTCGCCAGCCTGTTCTCCCGGCGCGGCTACAACATCTACTCCCTCGCCGTCGCGCCGACCGACGACGAGCGCTTCTCGCGCATCGCCGTCGTCGTCGACGTGGAGTCGGCGCCGCTCCAGCAGATCCTCGACCAGATCGCGAAGCTCGTGAACGTCGTCGAGATCACCGAGCTCGACCCCGAGCGCGCCCACGTCGCCGAGCTCTTGCTCGCCACCGTGCGCCGGAGCCCCGAGGGCCGCCGGGCGCTCGAGGAGGCCGTCGCCGCCGCCGGCGCGACCGTCGTCGACGAGAGCGAGGACGCGCTCACGGTGCTGCTCGCCGGCGCCCCCGAGGCGCTCGACGCCTTCGCCGCGGCCCTCGCGCCGCACGGGATCGTCGAGGTCCAGCGCACCGGGCGCGTCGGCCTCCCTACACTTGGCGGTCCGGGCCGGGGCAGACCCGGCGGGTAG
- the merA gene encoding mercury(II) reductase yields MLYDLAIVGSGGAGFAAAIAARRRGLSVVMVERATTGGTCVNVGCIPSKALLAAAAARRAALDGRFPGLATSAGPVDLAALVAGKDELVEALRAERYEDLAADYGWRIVHGDARFVAGPALEVAGERIEAAHYLVATGASPSVPPVPGLAEAGYLTSTSALALRELPASLVVVGGNYVGLELGQLFSRLGCRVTIVEALDRVAPGEEPELSAVIAEVLADEGVEVWTSARLAEVARDAGGVRVRTADGREARADQLLVATGRRPVTAGLDLAAVGVETAPSGAVVVDDFLRSGNPRIWAAGDVTGAPQFVYVAAAQGTTAVENAFGGARRRLDWTHLPRVTFTAPNLASVGLTDAQAAKAGLACSCRVLPLSYVPRAIVSRDTRGVVKIVADAATGRVVGVHLAAEGAGDVILAATYALEAGMTVEQLASTWAPYLTMGEGLKLAAQSFATDVARLSCCAA; encoded by the coding sequence ATGCTCTACGACCTCGCCATCGTCGGCTCGGGGGGCGCGGGCTTCGCCGCGGCGATCGCGGCCCGACGCCGGGGGCTGTCGGTCGTGATGGTGGAGCGTGCGACGACGGGCGGGACGTGCGTCAACGTCGGGTGCATCCCGTCCAAGGCCCTCCTCGCCGCCGCTGCGGCCCGCCGTGCGGCCCTCGACGGCCGCTTCCCCGGGCTCGCGACGAGCGCAGGACCGGTCGACCTGGCGGCGCTCGTGGCCGGCAAGGACGAGCTCGTCGAGGCGCTGCGCGCCGAGCGGTACGAGGACCTCGCCGCCGACTACGGCTGGCGGATCGTCCACGGCGACGCCCGCTTCGTGGCCGGGCCCGCCCTCGAGGTCGCCGGCGAGCGCATCGAGGCGGCGCACTACCTCGTCGCGACGGGCGCGTCGCCCTCGGTGCCGCCGGTACCCGGCCTCGCCGAGGCCGGGTACCTCACGTCGACGAGCGCCCTCGCGCTGCGCGAGCTGCCTGCCTCGCTCGTCGTCGTCGGCGGCAACTACGTGGGGCTCGAGCTCGGCCAGCTCTTCTCGCGCCTCGGGTGCCGGGTCACCATCGTCGAGGCGCTCGACCGCGTGGCCCCCGGCGAGGAGCCCGAGCTCTCGGCGGTCATCGCCGAGGTGCTCGCCGACGAGGGGGTCGAGGTCTGGACCTCGGCCCGTCTCGCCGAGGTGGCCCGGGACGCCGGCGGCGTGCGCGTCCGCACGGCGGACGGTCGGGAGGCGCGCGCCGACCAGCTCCTCGTGGCGACCGGGCGCCGTCCGGTGACCGCGGGGCTCGACCTCGCTGCGGTCGGCGTCGAGACGGCCCCGTCGGGCGCCGTCGTCGTCGACGACTTCCTGCGCAGCGGGAACCCGCGGATCTGGGCGGCGGGCGACGTGACCGGTGCGCCGCAGTTCGTCTACGTCGCCGCCGCGCAGGGCACGACGGCCGTCGAGAACGCGTTCGGCGGCGCGAGGCGCCGCCTGGACTGGACGCACCTGCCCCGGGTGACCTTCACCGCCCCGAACCTCGCCTCGGTCGGCCTCACCGACGCCCAGGCGGCGAAGGCCGGTCTCGCGTGCAGCTGCCGGGTGCTGCCGCTGTCGTACGTGCCGCGGGCGATCGTGAGCCGCGATACTCGCGGGGTGGTGAAGATCGTGGCCGACGCCGCGACGGGGCGGGTGGTCGGCGTGCACCTGGCCGCCGAGGGAGCCGGCGACGTCATCCTCGCGGCCACCTACGCCCTCGAGGCGGGCATGACGGTCGAGCAGCTGGCCTCGACCTGGGCGCCGTACCTGACGATGGGCGAGGGCCTCAAGCTCGCCGCCCAGTCCTTCGCGACCGACGTCGCGAGGCTCTCCTGCTGCGCCGCATGA
- the gatB gene encoding Asp-tRNA(Asn)/Glu-tRNA(Gln) amidotransferase subunit GatB, which yields MTAAARALRGRYEVVVGLEVHAELSTATKLFCGCPNAFGGEPNTNVCPVCLGLPGSLPVLNARAVEYAMRIGAALHCEIRPSLFHRKNYFYPDMPKDYQISQYDAPINVNGYLELPSGKRVGIVRAHLEEDTGKTTHVGGGGRIQGAEYSLVDYNRAGVPLVEIVSAPELSSAEEARRYVEELRAILVATGTSDGRMEEGSLRVDANVSLRPAGAVALGTRCEVKNLNSLRSLARAIEHEAARQAALLDAGAPVVQETRHFDDATGTTRAMRSKEEAYDYRYFPEPDLVPLVPSEEAVAAARASVGLLPADRRRRLATRCGDGDALADQIATVVALGLDDLVVAAAELGAEPRLALARAANEAAQHPAEARRLAASSFAALVRLESSGALSATQSKAVLAELLSNGGEPEEVARRLGFEALAPGDLEAALDEVLAANPDAWARYVAGDEKVAQFLLGQVMRATRGRANGRAVAAALARRRSPATA from the coding sequence GTGACCGCGGCGGCCCGCGCGCTGCGTGGCCGCTACGAGGTCGTCGTCGGCCTCGAGGTCCACGCCGAGCTCTCCACCGCGACGAAGCTGTTCTGCGGGTGCCCGAACGCGTTCGGCGGGGAGCCGAACACGAACGTGTGCCCGGTCTGCCTCGGCCTGCCGGGCTCGCTGCCGGTGCTGAACGCGCGCGCCGTCGAGTACGCGATGCGCATCGGCGCGGCCCTCCACTGCGAGATCCGGCCCTCGCTCTTCCACCGGAAGAACTACTTCTACCCGGACATGCCGAAGGACTACCAGATCAGCCAGTACGACGCGCCGATCAACGTGAACGGCTACCTCGAGCTGCCGAGCGGCAAGCGGGTCGGGATCGTCCGGGCGCACCTCGAGGAGGACACCGGCAAGACGACCCACGTGGGCGGCGGGGGCCGGATCCAGGGGGCGGAGTACTCGCTCGTCGACTACAACCGCGCCGGCGTCCCCCTCGTCGAGATCGTCTCGGCCCCCGAGCTGTCGAGCGCCGAGGAGGCCCGCCGCTACGTGGAGGAGCTGCGCGCCATCCTCGTCGCGACGGGCACCTCCGACGGGCGCATGGAGGAGGGGTCGCTGCGCGTCGACGCCAACGTCTCGCTGCGGCCGGCGGGCGCCGTCGCGCTCGGGACGCGCTGCGAGGTGAAGAACCTCAACTCGCTGCGCAGCCTCGCTCGCGCGATCGAGCACGAGGCGGCGCGCCAGGCGGCGCTGCTCGACGCCGGCGCCCCGGTCGTCCAGGAGACGCGCCACTTCGACGACGCGACCGGCACGACGCGCGCCATGCGCTCGAAGGAGGAGGCCTACGACTACCGCTACTTCCCCGAGCCCGACCTCGTGCCCCTCGTGCCGTCCGAGGAGGCCGTCGCCGCGGCGCGCGCCTCGGTCGGCCTCCTCCCCGCCGACCGCCGCCGCCGGCTCGCGACGCGCTGCGGGGACGGCGACGCGCTCGCCGACCAGATCGCCACGGTCGTCGCCCTCGGCCTCGACGACCTCGTCGTCGCCGCCGCCGAGCTCGGCGCGGAGCCTCGCCTCGCCCTCGCCCGGGCCGCCAACGAGGCGGCGCAGCACCCCGCCGAGGCCCGCCGACTCGCGGCGTCGTCGTTCGCCGCGCTCGTCCGACTGGAGTCCTCCGGGGCGCTGTCGGCCACCCAGTCCAAGGCGGTCCTCGCCGAGCTGCTGTCGAACGGGGGCGAGCCCGAGGAGGTCGCGCGGCGGCTCGGCTTCGAGGCGCTCGCACCCGGCGACCTCGAGGCGGCGCTCGACGAGGTCCTCGCGGCGAACCCCGACGCCTGGGCGCGCTACGTCGCCGGCGACGAGAAGGTGGCCCAGTTCCTCCTCGGCCAGGTGATGCGGGCGACGAGGGGCAGGGCGAACGGCCGGGCGGTCGCCGCGGCGCTCGCCCGGCGCCGGTCGCCTGCGACGGCCTAG
- the ilvD gene encoding dihydroxy-acid dehydratase: MPDAAAGHGARRKIRSQDVTEFPRRAAARAMLRAVGMTDEDFDKPQIGIASTWNEVTPCNLPLARLAKAAKAGVRRAGGFPLEFVSITVSDGISMGHEGMRASLVSREVIADSVETVMHAERFDGFVGLAGCDKSLPAMLMAAARLDLPMVFVYAGSILPGHLRGRAIDIVSVFEALGEHAAGELDDAGLAEIERNACPTEGACAGMFTANTMAAVAEALGMSLPAGASPPAVDRRRDDVAFDSGRAVVELLERDLRPRQIMTKAAFENAIAVTMALGGSTNAVLHLLAIANEARVELRIDDFDRISRRVPHLADMKPHGRYHMVDLDRIGGVPVVMRVLLEAGLLDGDCLTVTGRTLAENLALLRPPDPDGDVVRPLARPIHVRGGIVVLRGSLAPDGAVVKIAGTDLTTFDGRARVFDGEDAAMEAILAGSIEPGTVLVIRYEGPKGGPGMREMLAVTGALTGAGRGADCALVTDGRFSGGTRGLCVGHVAPEAAVGGPIALVRDGDRIVIDADAGTIHLDVTERELEERRSSWKAPAPRYTTGVLAKFARLATGADRGAITEA; the protein is encoded by the coding sequence ATGCCCGACGCCGCGGCCGGTCACGGCGCACGCCGCAAGATCCGGAGCCAGGACGTCACCGAGTTCCCACGGCGCGCCGCGGCCCGCGCCATGCTGCGCGCGGTCGGCATGACCGACGAGGACTTCGACAAGCCCCAGATCGGCATCGCCTCGACGTGGAACGAGGTGACGCCGTGCAACCTGCCGCTCGCCCGGCTCGCCAAGGCGGCGAAGGCGGGCGTGCGCCGTGCCGGCGGCTTCCCGCTCGAGTTCGTCTCGATCACCGTCTCCGACGGGATCTCGATGGGGCACGAGGGGATGCGCGCCTCCCTCGTCAGCCGGGAGGTGATCGCCGACTCGGTCGAGACGGTGATGCACGCCGAGCGCTTCGACGGCTTCGTCGGTCTCGCCGGGTGCGACAAGTCGCTCCCCGCCATGCTCATGGCGGCGGCGCGCCTCGACCTGCCGATGGTCTTCGTCTACGCCGGCTCGATCCTGCCCGGGCACCTGCGCGGCCGGGCGATCGACATCGTGAGCGTCTTCGAGGCGCTCGGCGAGCACGCCGCGGGCGAGCTCGACGACGCGGGCCTGGCGGAGATCGAGCGCAACGCCTGTCCGACGGAGGGCGCGTGCGCCGGCATGTTCACGGCCAACACGATGGCCGCGGTGGCCGAGGCGCTCGGGATGTCGCTCCCGGCCGGCGCGTCGCCGCCCGCCGTCGACCGGCGCCGCGACGACGTCGCGTTCGACTCGGGACGCGCCGTGGTCGAGCTGCTCGAGCGCGACCTGCGGCCCCGCCAGATCATGACGAAGGCCGCCTTCGAGAACGCCATCGCGGTCACGATGGCGCTCGGCGGCTCGACGAACGCCGTCTTGCACCTGCTCGCCATCGCCAACGAGGCGCGCGTCGAGCTCCGCATCGACGACTTCGACCGCATCTCGCGCCGCGTCCCCCACCTCGCCGACATGAAGCCGCACGGCCGCTACCACATGGTGGACCTCGACCGCATCGGCGGCGTCCCGGTCGTGATGCGGGTGCTCCTCGAGGCAGGGCTCCTCGACGGCGACTGCCTCACCGTGACGGGAAGGACGCTCGCCGAGAACCTCGCCCTCCTGCGCCCGCCGGACCCCGACGGCGACGTCGTCCGCCCCCTCGCCCGACCGATCCACGTCCGCGGCGGGATCGTCGTGCTGCGCGGCTCGCTCGCCCCGGACGGCGCGGTCGTGAAGATCGCCGGCACGGACCTCACGACCTTCGACGGCCGGGCACGGGTCTTCGACGGCGAGGACGCGGCGATGGAGGCGATCCTCGCCGGTTCGATCGAGCCGGGCACGGTCCTCGTCATCCGCTACGAGGGACCGAAGGGCGGCCCAGGCATGCGCGAGATGCTCGCGGTCACCGGCGCGCTCACCGGGGCGGGCCGGGGCGCCGACTGCGCGCTCGTCACCGACGGCCGCTTCTCGGGTGGGACGCGGGGCCTGTGCGTCGGGCACGTCGCGCCCGAGGCGGCCGTCGGCGGCCCGATCGCCCTCGTGCGCGACGGCGACCGCATCGTCATCGACGCCGACGCGGGCACGATCCACCTCGACGTCACCGAGCGCGAGCTCGAGGAGCGCCGCAGCAGCTGGAAGGCGCCCGCCCCGCGCTACACGACGGGCGTGCTCGCGAAGTTCGCCCGCCTCGCGACGGGGGCGGATCGGGGGGCGATCACCGAGGCGTGA
- a CDS encoding metalloregulator ArsR/SmtB family transcription factor yields the protein MSTATLDASPTPPVPEDPAGRDLLARFYRALGDPTRLALLAFCAEAERTGTECVHHAGLSQGRVSAHLACLVSCGLLEVRRAGRFAYYRTRDPRVVELVALGASIVADHAAGVAACTRVDAPA from the coding sequence ATGAGCACCGCGACGCTCGACGCGAGCCCCACGCCGCCGGTTCCCGAGGACCCCGCCGGGCGGGACCTGCTCGCCCGCTTCTACCGCGCCCTCGGCGACCCGACGCGCCTCGCGCTGCTCGCGTTCTGCGCCGAGGCCGAGCGCACGGGCACCGAGTGCGTCCACCACGCCGGCCTCTCCCAGGGCCGCGTCTCGGCGCACCTCGCCTGCCTCGTCTCCTGCGGGCTCCTCGAGGTGCGCCGTGCCGGGCGCTTCGCCTACTACCGAACCCGCGATCCACGCGTCGTCGAGCTCGTCGCGCTCGGCGCCTCGATCGTCGCCGACCACGCCGCCGGGGTCGCGGCGTGCACGAGGGTGGACGCGCCGGCCTGA
- a CDS encoding redoxin domain-containing protein — protein MSEAVAKRRPPRRRTPARRRRRAALTAGVAVAALAGVLVGLHETTSAPASPGAARRAVASRVLAPGTVAPPATFTTLAGRTESLAALRGEPVLLWLVTTWCPSCQAGTRELARHLEALRADGVRVVELENYGDLGASGPSMATFSADLAGRAVDDPDWTFGQASWGLTRTYNPQAFLDVYYLIDARGRIAYVNGSPASTMPELLAAAKALP, from the coding sequence GTGAGCGAGGCCGTCGCGAAACGGCGCCCGCCGCGGCGGCGCACGCCGGCGCGCCGGCGACGCCGGGCAGCGCTCACGGCGGGCGTCGCCGTCGCTGCGCTCGCCGGCGTGCTGGTCGGGCTGCACGAGACGACGAGCGCTCCCGCGTCGCCCGGCGCGGCGAGGCGGGCCGTCGCGTCGAGGGTGCTCGCGCCGGGGACGGTGGCGCCGCCGGCGACCTTCACCACGCTCGCGGGACGCACCGAGTCCCTCGCCGCGCTGCGAGGCGAGCCGGTCCTGCTCTGGCTCGTCACGACCTGGTGCCCCTCGTGCCAGGCGGGCACACGGGAGCTGGCGCGGCACCTCGAGGCGCTGCGCGCCGACGGCGTCCGGGTCGTCGAGCTCGAGAACTACGGCGACCTCGGCGCCTCCGGACCTTCGATGGCCACCTTCAGCGCCGACCTCGCCGGCAGGGCCGTCGACGACCCCGACTGGACCTTCGGACAGGCTTCCTGGGGCCTCACGCGCACGTACAACCCGCAGGCCTTCCTCGACGTCTACTACCTCATCGACGCGAGGGGACGGATCGCGTACGTGAACGGCTCGCCCGCCTCGACCATGCCCGAGCTGCTCGCCGCGGCGAAGGCGCTCCCCTGA
- a CDS encoding M48 family metalloprotease, with the protein MISPALALGAGLFGLLVAAGALARRARGASPLAAAGAHLVSLLGWGILPVLWLACLGATLGSHLARLPARGGGCLAGLDHLEWQLLDLVPATLVLGVLVWRSVAAAGATRRIELRRGVRASSVRRPTRAGAVWIVPVSRPVAFAAGILRPRAVVSAGLLASLDAAQRQAVLTHEAAHVRLGHPRLLLLGGAVAAAYGRFGPVRSAWQGLRQAFEAAADDEAAAAAGTGVLVSAIRRLARSAGAGTGRDGGAEEVHYRVARLRTARPVALAPSLLVGAFAVLVGLALALDACLLTGVPATSLRVGACFAVLAAVGLRPAWRGAAVGRRTSRQRCLPRCNEPSPPPAPADASASD; encoded by the coding sequence GTGATCTCGCCTGCGCTGGCGCTCGGCGCCGGCCTCTTCGGCTTGCTGGTCGCGGCCGGGGCGCTCGCCCGTCGCGCCAGGGGAGCTTCGCCGCTCGCCGCCGCCGGCGCCCACCTCGTGAGCCTCCTCGGCTGGGGGATCCTGCCGGTGCTGTGGCTCGCCTGCCTCGGCGCGACGCTCGGCTCGCACCTCGCGCGCCTGCCGGCCCGAGGCGGTGGCTGCCTGGCCGGCCTCGACCACCTCGAGTGGCAGCTGCTCGACCTCGTGCCGGCCACCCTGGTGCTCGGCGTGCTCGTCTGGCGCTCCGTCGCCGCCGCCGGCGCGACCCGCCGGATCGAGCTGCGCCGAGGGGTGCGGGCGTCGTCGGTGCGGCGTCCGACGCGAGCGGGCGCGGTGTGGATCGTCCCGGTGTCGCGGCCCGTGGCGTTCGCTGCGGGGATCCTGCGCCCGAGGGCGGTCGTGTCCGCTGGGCTCCTCGCGTCGCTCGACGCCGCGCAGCGGCAGGCGGTCCTGACGCACGAGGCGGCCCACGTGCGCCTCGGCCACCCCCGCCTGCTCCTCCTCGGCGGCGCCGTCGCCGCCGCCTACGGCCGGTTCGGGCCCGTGCGCTCCGCCTGGCAGGGGCTGCGCCAGGCCTTCGAGGCGGCCGCCGACGACGAGGCCGCCGCGGCCGCGGGGACCGGCGTCCTCGTCTCCGCGATCCGGCGCCTCGCGCGCAGCGCGGGGGCCGGCACCGGGCGCGACGGCGGCGCCGAGGAGGTGCACTACCGCGTCGCCCGGCTCCGCACCGCCCGTCCCGTCGCGCTCGCACCGAGCCTCCTCGTCGGCGCCTTCGCGGTGCTCGTCGGCCTCGCGCTGGCGCTCGACGCCTGCCTCCTCACGGGGGTACCCGCCACCTCCCTGCGTGTCGGCGCCTGCTTCGCCGTGCTCGCGGCGGTCGGCCTCCGACCGGCGTGGCGGGGGGCCGCCGTCGGCCGTCGGACGAGTCGCCAGCGGTGCCTCCCCCGCTGCAACGAACCGAGCCCCCCGCCGGCACCGGCGGACGCCTCGGCGTCCGATTGA
- a CDS encoding BlaI/MecI/CopY family transcriptional regulator has translation MARRLVAGQRVGELESDVLELLWSARSWLSGREVWERLGGEPRAYTTVLTVLGRLVDKGLVERSTHDGAHRFRAAGDVDELTAQAIRSLLAATENPRAVLAHFVDGLDDPQLLADLADALRRVRPR, from the coding sequence GTGGCGAGGCGGCTGGTCGCGGGGCAACGGGTCGGTGAGCTCGAGAGCGACGTCCTCGAGCTCCTGTGGTCGGCCCGCTCCTGGCTGAGCGGCCGCGAGGTGTGGGAGCGCCTCGGGGGGGAGCCGCGGGCGTACACGACGGTGCTCACGGTGCTGGGCCGCCTCGTCGACAAGGGGCTCGTCGAGCGCTCGACGCACGACGGCGCACACCGCTTCCGCGCCGCCGGCGACGTCGACGAGCTGACGGCCCAGGCGATCCGGTCGCTGCTCGCGGCGACGGAGAATCCCCGCGCCGTGCTCGCCCACTTCGTCGACGGCCTCGACGACCCGCAGCTGCTCGCGGACCTCGCCGACGCGCTGCGCCGGGTCCGGCCGCGGTGA
- a CDS encoding heavy metal-binding domain-containing protein: MSEDLRAALAALGAPPPAGRAATSDLSVDESLLLHGAGFEPADLVSGVSIQSIPFGSFGAVVGQREPVELAAATEAVTGAFRASAERLRAECAAAGGAGVVGVDVELGIGRLAVQVSLCGTAVRPLGARRPGGVRPFVTDLSVQDYVLLARAGFEPVDLVSGASLVAAPLRSLRQLVAQAGQNVELDNLTRALQDARERAMERLQRSALGAGATGVVDVSILDAPLGHARHVLAFVCYGTALRLAAERPRRLEPELVLPLDDPARAFEARSLRTAR, translated from the coding sequence GTGAGCGAGGACCTGCGCGCCGCGCTCGCGGCGCTCGGCGCGCCGCCGCCGGCCGGGCGCGCCGCGACGTCCGACCTGTCGGTCGACGAGTCCCTCCTCCTCCACGGCGCCGGGTTCGAGCCCGCCGACCTCGTGAGCGGCGTGTCGATCCAGTCCATCCCCTTCGGCAGCTTCGGCGCCGTGGTGGGCCAGCGCGAGCCCGTCGAGCTCGCCGCTGCCACCGAGGCGGTGACGGGCGCCTTCCGGGCGAGCGCCGAGCGACTGCGCGCCGAGTGCGCAGCGGCAGGGGGTGCCGGCGTGGTCGGCGTCGACGTCGAGCTCGGCATCGGGCGGCTCGCGGTCCAGGTCTCGCTGTGCGGGACGGCCGTCCGCCCGCTCGGTGCCAGGCGGCCAGGCGGCGTGCGCCCCTTCGTGACCGACCTCTCGGTCCAGGACTACGTGCTCCTCGCCCGGGCGGGCTTCGAGCCCGTCGACCTCGTGTCCGGGGCGAGCCTCGTCGCCGCGCCACTGCGGTCCCTCCGTCAGCTCGTCGCCCAGGCGGGCCAGAACGTCGAGCTCGACAACCTGACGCGCGCCCTCCAGGACGCGCGCGAGCGGGCGATGGAGCGCCTGCAGCGCTCGGCGCTCGGCGCCGGCGCCACGGGCGTCGTCGACGTGTCCATCCTGGACGCCCCCCTGGGGCACGCCCGTCACGTCCTCGCCTTCGTCTGCTACGGCACCGCGCTGCGCCTCGCGGCCGAGCGGCCCCGCCGCCTCGAGCCCGAGCTCGTCCTCCCGCTCGACGACCCGGCACGCGCCTTCGAGGCGCGCTCGCTGCGCACGGCGCGCTGA
- the ilvC gene encoding ketol-acid reductoisomerase, protein MARLYYAKDADRALVAERKVAIIGYGSQGHAHALNLRDSGVDVRVGLRPGSASRAKAEAQGLATASVADACAEADLVMVLLPDTEQAAVYEAEIAPHLRDGDALFFAHGFNIRYRTISPPAGVDVAMVAPKGPGHLVRRTYVEGGGVPALIAVEQDASGKAMALALSYADALGATRAGVLETTFTEETETDLFGEQVVLCGGLTALVTAAFETLVDAGYQPESAYFECLHELKLIVDLMYEQGISGMRFSISDTAEYGDLTRGPRVISPAVREEMRAILAEIRDGRFAREWIAENEAGRPRFAELRARGREHPIEKVGAELRAMMPFITRGRQRLEEVSGG, encoded by the coding sequence ATGGCCAGGCTGTACTACGCGAAGGACGCCGATCGCGCCCTCGTCGCCGAGCGCAAGGTGGCGATCATCGGCTACGGCTCGCAGGGGCACGCGCACGCCCTCAACCTGCGCGACTCGGGCGTCGACGTGCGCGTCGGGCTGCGCCCGGGCTCGGCGTCTCGCGCCAAGGCGGAGGCGCAGGGCCTCGCCACGGCGTCGGTGGCCGACGCCTGCGCGGAGGCGGACCTCGTCATGGTGCTCCTCCCCGACACCGAGCAGGCCGCCGTCTACGAGGCCGAGATCGCGCCGCACCTGCGCGACGGCGACGCCCTGTTCTTCGCGCACGGCTTCAACATCCGCTACCGGACGATCTCTCCCCCTGCCGGCGTCGACGTGGCGATGGTCGCGCCGAAGGGACCGGGCCACCTCGTGCGCCGCACCTACGTCGAGGGCGGCGGGGTGCCGGCCCTCATCGCCGTCGAGCAGGACGCCTCGGGCAAGGCGATGGCGCTCGCCCTCTCGTACGCCGACGCCCTCGGGGCGACGCGCGCCGGGGTGCTCGAGACGACCTTCACCGAGGAGACCGAGACTGACCTGTTCGGCGAGCAGGTCGTGCTCTGCGGCGGGCTGACCGCCCTCGTCACCGCGGCCTTCGAGACGCTCGTCGACGCCGGCTACCAGCCGGAGTCGGCGTACTTCGAGTGCCTGCACGAGCTGAAGCTCATCGTCGACCTCATGTACGAGCAGGGCATCTCCGGGATGCGCTTCTCCATCTCGGACACCGCGGAGTACGGGGACCTGACGCGCGGTCCGCGCGTCATCTCGCCGGCGGTGCGCGAGGAGATGCGGGCGATCCTCGCCGAGATCCGAGACGGCCGCTTCGCCCGGGAGTGGATCGCCGAGAACGAGGCCGGGCGCCCCCGCTTCGCCGAGCTGCGCGCACGCGGGCGCGAGCACCCCATCGAGAAGGTCGGCGCCGAGCTGCGGGCGATGATGCCCTTCATCACGAGGGGCCGCCAGCGCCTCGAGGAGGTCTCCGGGGGCTAG
- a CDS encoding heavy metal-binding domain-containing protein codes for MAAEPGRLPADLPADAGRRLAELERGLFTSDLSVNEFLLVKEAGFHPLGFVMGSSIYHIGLQARRWGRSQELTKLTSAMYEARELAMNRMEEEADALGADGVVGVRLDVNYYEFGSDAAEFIAMGTAIRAEDGRSYRNVAGKPFTSDLSGQAFWTLLRVGHVPLGLVMGTCVYHIAHRGLSQSLSQLGRNVELPNYTQALYDARELAMTRMQDEANRLEASGVVEVKLVEKSHTWGSHTIEFLALGTAVAAAPGAPPPPTPQSVISLDL; via the coding sequence ATGGCCGCCGAGCCGGGCCGCCTGCCGGCGGACCTCCCGGCCGACGCCGGTCGCCGCCTCGCCGAGCTCGAGCGGGGCCTGTTCACCTCGGACCTGTCGGTGAACGAGTTCCTCCTCGTGAAGGAAGCCGGCTTCCACCCCCTCGGCTTCGTGATGGGCTCGTCGATCTACCACATCGGGCTGCAGGCGCGGCGCTGGGGGCGGAGCCAGGAGCTGACGAAGCTCACCTCGGCGATGTACGAGGCGCGCGAGCTGGCGATGAACCGCATGGAGGAGGAGGCCGACGCCCTCGGCGCCGACGGCGTCGTCGGCGTGCGCCTCGACGTCAACTACTACGAGTTCGGCTCGGACGCGGCCGAGTTCATCGCGATGGGCACGGCGATCCGCGCCGAGGACGGCCGCTCCTACCGGAACGTGGCCGGCAAGCCCTTCACCTCCGACCTGTCGGGCCAGGCCTTCTGGACCCTGCTGCGCGTCGGGCACGTGCCGCTCGGCCTCGTGATGGGCACCTGCGTCTACCACATCGCGCACCGCGGGCTGTCCCAGTCGCTGTCCCAGCTCGGTCGCAACGTGGAGCTTCCGAACTACACCCAGGCGCTCTACGACGCGCGCGAGCTCGCCATGACGCGCATGCAGGACGAGGCGAACCGGCTCGAGGCCTCGGGCGTCGTCGAGGTGAAGCTCGTGGAGAAGTCCCACACGTGGGGGAGCCACACGATCGAGTTCCTCGCGCTCGGGACGGCGGTGGCCGCCGCGCCGGGCGCCCCGCCCCCGCCGACGCCGCAGTCGGTCATCTCCCTCGACCTGTGA